The genomic DNA ctttatattatttttatgaCAAACAAGTATCACAAACAAATAAACAAAATATACTTAATGTATTTCACTCGTAGAGCAGGATTTGAGGTGGTAAGATGTACGTAAATTTTGCCTCTGCTGTAAAGATCTTCAGCTTTGACAGTGCAATAATAGATAAGTATCATATGCTCTTGCTGATATTCTTTGCATTTCTTCGACTAAGAAAGTGGAATGGTCCTTGCCATGTAATATCCGATGAGATTCTATCACGCGATATAAGCTTGGTCTTACATTCCTTCCAGAGTTTTCAATATTCTGACTGCTTAAAGTGTAAGCGAACTTTTTACCCTCTCCCAGACAGAGAGTTGCTTTACACCAATCTTTTGTTCTCTAAAGCATCATTCTATAATTATAGAAGCTAGTGAAAGCTCAAATTTATTTGGCATGCCATGACCTACATGATTAATCAATGTCATTATCAATGGCTGGCTGGCTACCTTTGGGTTTTTAAATAGCGCTGTGTCGTGTTGTCTTCACATTTTTCAGTTGTCACTCACTTATCATGTCAGTGTCATCTTGCATCCCACTTCTATACAGGTTGCAGAATgggggaggatgagcatgtgtGATGCTGAGAGAAGACTCCTTGCTAATGCATTACTTGATATATCAAATGAATGGTTTATTCTTTTGTCTGAGGCATGCATTCCTCTTCAAAGTTTCCCCGTTGTTTACCTCTACGTATCAAAATCTCGGTTCAGCTTCATGGAGATATATGATGATCCTGGACCCTTTGGTAGAGGGCGGTATAATGCAAACATGGAACCAGTAGTCAACCTCACTAATTGGCGTAAAGGATCACAGTGGTTTGAAATTAATAGAAAACTGGCAGTTGACATTGTTGGAGATGACACTTATTACCCACTGTTTGAGAAATACTGCAGACCGGCATGTTACGTTGACGAGCACTATTTTCAGACAATGTTGAGCATCAATTCGCCTCATCTTTTAGCAAACAGGACCCTTACATGGGTTGACTGGTCTCGAGGCGGTGCTCATCCAGGCACATTTGGGAAAGGCGATATGACAAAGGAATTCTTTAAAAAAATGATAGAAGGTCAGACGTGCTTTTACAATAACCAGCCATCCTCGGCTTGCTTACTTTTTGCAAGAAAGATTGCTCCAAATGCTTTAGATACATTATTAGAACATTCATCAGAATTATTTGGTTATTAGCAAATAGCCAAACACCTTTTTGTCTATTAACTTTCTTTATATATCTTGTGGATTCTTGACAGAAGTAGATAGAGCCTGCCGAGTTTTTCACTGTACAATTGTATGATCTTACCATGTATGAGTCACTAAATTATATATAATGCAGTTGAAGCAGTTTCTTAATTTTAATCACCTTACCTTCATTTCTTATGGATTCTTATATTTTATGTTTTCTTACAGTTAAATACTTTCTTCACCATTTATGTATCTTGCCCTGTtcttgcatattattattattattttaaatctGGAAGAAGTGGCCACTTTTTGTAAGAGCAGGTAACATTATAAACTTTTGTTCAGGATAATCTATGTTTAATATTTGGAGTTAATGGATAATATGTATTACTAAGTTGATGCATGACCCTGCTCGTGATGAATGATCATCAGCAGACACTTTGATAGAATTAGCCTGAACTTTTTCCCAGAATTTAATTATCACAAGACAAAGACAGGGAGCAGGTTCAAATATCAAATAAACCAGATAAACTTTGCTGCTTTCATTATATCTGTGAGAAAGAAACTACTATTACACGGAATTAATTGAAAAGTAATTTACGGGATCCTTAATGCAAAATCTGACTGCTATATGTACATGAGAAGATAGGATAATCTAATCTTCGTTTTCTTATTGAGATATCCTGGTTTTTAGCAGTAAGAAGTTGAATGAATCGGATATTTTACATCTCTGTGTAATTTAAGCCTCCATCAAATACTAGAGGTGTTTGGACCAATTTTGGGTCCATATAACTCTATAAGGTACCTCACAATTCGTCATGATGATCATCCTTTACCAGTGGAGTTTCTGATTGGATTTCAAGGTGTCTAGCAGCTAGTGAAGCGTGCAGCGCAGCACCATATGGAAATGCATCTTCATTAATTTCAAAATGTGGCGAGTGTGGTGAAGGGAATTTTCCCTTAGTTTCATTTTTCATACCGAGGAAATAAAAGTAACCAGGTATAGCCTCTTGGTAGAAAGAAAAATCCTCAGATCCCATTAATGGTTGCATGTCTTCCACATTAGAAATGCCAAGTAAATCTCCTGCTACGTCTTGAAAGTGCTGGTGCAAGGCTTTATCATTTACAGTAGGCGGACAAAAGGGCTTCTCATTTGTTAGGAAATCTACAGTTGCATTACACCTCTGTACAACTGCTTGTCGAATGATTACCTGTAATGGAAAAAAATTAACTACCGCGTAGGAAATAAGAGGAATACGTAAAAGAAAGCAACAATATTCATAAAGAATTCAAGTATTATGCACAAAATATTTTGGAACTTTTCTTCCATAAAACTATTTTTTTTGGTGTTTGGTTAAAAATCATCACAACAATGAAGAGTTTAAATTTCACAGTGGAAAATTGTGCATCACATGACATTACCTCCTCAATCCGCTTCCTGAGGTGCACAAATGTTTCCTTAGAGAATGTTCTAAATGTGCCACCAATGACTACAGAATCTGGAATGACATTGAATGCACCACCTCCTTGGAATTTTGCAATTGTAACAACCTAAAGTGCAAGTTAAATGCTAAATAAACCATCAGACTGATACACTAAACAAATATCTGCGTAGTTCGTACTCGTTTACTCCCAAATTAAAATTCCACCTCAAATAAAAGTACTGAGAGTTCAGAATTCAGGCTCACAGTGATTAAGGTAGTTAGATGTCAATTTTGGTTATGGGTGTATTAATTCTGATATTCACATGCAACTATAATATTCCGCTTAGTAAATTAGGATTCAGATTCCTGGCTTCTGCTTCTTAGCACTCTGATACAGTGGACTAGTGTGTATGGCAACATAGAGAAAGAAAGAGTTTAAACCTGAGAGTCAAGGGGATCTGCTTCTCGTGAGACAAGATGCTGTAAACTCACGACTACATATGAAGCTGCTAAAATAGGGTCGATTGAGTGGTGCGGAAGGGCAGCATGCCCCCCTTTTCCACTTATCACAGCTTCAAAGAAGCCGGTTCCAGCCAAAAGAGGACCAGGCCTGGAGGACACCTTCCCTACAGGTAAACCAGGTGAAACATGCAAACCAAAGATGGCTTTGACGTTCTTTAATATTCCTGCATCTACGATTCTCATTGCCCCTCCACCTCCTTCCTCTGCAGGTTGAAAAACAAGAACAACTGTACCCTGTTGACAGCAATTAAACATATAAGTCAGCCATCTctggtgaagaaaaagaaattcATGATCATGGAGAAGAAATGCCTTGTTCCTCACTGGCACTTTTTCACTGAAATGATGCAAATTGTAGAACCGGGAATTGGAAAACTAAAAACTTCTGAAGTGGAAATTCTAACAAGCCAAAGATTACCAAAAACTCTTATTTTGTTAATCTGTTACAGGAGTTGGGTGTCTCTAATCTAAGACCTGTTACTCTGCATTGTGATAACCAGTCCGCAATCCACATAGCAAAAAATCAGGTGTTTCATGAATGTACGAAACACATAGAAGTCGATTGTCATTTCACACGAGACAAGGTCCTTGAAGGATTGATTCAGTTGACATATCTGCCTACAAAACATCAACTAGCTGATATCTTGACAAAAACAGTTCCATCACCACAGTTGCAAT from Apium graveolens cultivar Ventura chromosome 5, ASM990537v1, whole genome shotgun sequence includes the following:
- the LOC141723913 gene encoding IAA-amino acid hydrolase ILR1-like 4, with amino-acid sequence MGLIWAFLVCNLLVFCSIPICSDASFSSISAPEIHEKFLNLAKSPEVFDWMVNIRRKIHENPELGYEEFETSKLIRAELDKMDINYKHPVAVTGVVAYIGSGEAPFVALRADMDALSMQEMVEWKHKSRNPGKMHACGHDAHVAMLLGAAKILQEHRKSLKGTVVLVFQPAEEGGGGAMRIVDAGILKNVKAIFGLHVSPGLPVGKVSSRPGPLLAGTGFFEAVISGKGGHAALPHHSIDPILAASYVVVSLQHLVSREADPLDSQVVTIAKFQGGGAFNVIPDSVVIGGTFRTFSKETFVHLRKRIEEVIIRQAVVQRCNATVDFLTNEKPFCPPTVNDKALHQHFQDVAGDLLGISNVEDMQPLMGSEDFSFYQEAIPGYFYFLGMKNETKGKFPSPHSPHFEINEDAFPYGAALHASLAARHLEIQSETPLVKDDHHDEL
- the LOC141723912 gene encoding glycosyltransferase BC10-like gives rise to the protein MMQARLVAIEEGKESSVPIRSSQPRALLMRLLQFFLIFLGFGIVFTSFSMFKSRHFRFESVIIPLSSSRIQPCFRQPNDFKSWIKPPLNVWHQMNDSELFWRATFDPQIKSYPFKRVPKLAFMFLTRGPLPMAPLWERFFKGHEKQYSIYVHALPMYNESYPSSSAFFRRQIPSQVAEWGRMSMCDAERRLLANALLDISNEWFILLSEACIPLQSFPVVYLYVSKSRFSFMEIYDDPGPFGRGRYNANMEPVVNLTNWRKGSQWFEINRKLAVDIVGDDTYYPLFEKYCRPACYVDEHYFQTMLSINSPHLLANRTLTWVDWSRGGAHPGTFGKGDMTKEFFKKMIEGQTCFYNNQPSSACLLFARKIAPNALDTLLEHSSELFGY